The Gemmatimonadota bacterium genome includes a region encoding these proteins:
- the panB gene encoding 3-methyl-2-oxobutanoate hydroxymethyltransferase: MTSQGTGRERRVTVRHLVEMKRRGEKIVALTAYDYLFARLVDEAGVDLVLVGDSLGQVVCGYDSTLPVTLEEMIHHARAARRGVKHALLAVDMPFLSFQISPEETLRNAGRILKETGAEAVKLEGGDEETARHVRALLRAGIPVLGHLGLTPQSVHALGGYRVQGREAGQADRLRADAVRLADAGCFAIVLELLPSALAGEITRTVEIPTIGIGAGPLVDGQVLVLYDMLGLNEGFHPRFLRRFADLAGVARSAVAEYSAAVRGGQYPGPEHSFE; the protein is encoded by the coding sequence ATGACCAGCCAGGGCACGGGCCGGGAACGGCGTGTAACCGTGCGGCACCTTGTCGAGATGAAGCGGCGCGGCGAGAAGATCGTCGCCCTCACCGCTTACGACTACCTGTTCGCCCGCCTGGTCGATGAAGCAGGCGTAGACCTGGTCCTGGTGGGCGACTCGCTGGGCCAGGTGGTTTGCGGCTACGACTCGACGCTCCCGGTCACCCTCGAGGAGATGATCCACCACGCCCGCGCCGCACGGCGGGGGGTGAAGCACGCGTTGCTGGCCGTGGACATGCCTTTCCTCTCCTTCCAGATCTCGCCCGAAGAGACGCTGCGCAACGCAGGCCGTATCCTCAAGGAAACGGGCGCGGAGGCGGTCAAGCTGGAGGGCGGGGACGAGGAGACGGCGCGCCACGTACGCGCCCTGTTGCGCGCCGGCATCCCGGTGCTCGGGCACCTGGGCCTCACACCGCAATCCGTGCACGCGCTGGGCGGCTATCGCGTGCAGGGGCGGGAGGCGGGCCAGGCGGACCGGCTCCGGGCCGATGCCGTCCGTCTCGCTGATGCCGGGTGCTTTGCCATTGTCCTAGAGCTCCTGCCTTCGGCGCTGGCGGGCGAGATCACTCGCACGGTCGAAATTCCCACGATCGGCATTGGCGCAGGTCCGCTCGTGGACGGGCAGGTCCTGGTGCTGTACGACATGCTGGGCCTGAACGAGGGATTCCACCCCCGCTTCCTGCGCCGGTTCGCCGACCTCGCGGGCGTGGCTCGCTCCGCCGTCGCGGAGTACAGCGCGGCCGTGCGCGGGGGCCAATACCCGGGCCCGGAGCACTCCTTCGAGTGA
- a CDS encoding pantoate--beta-alanine ligase, giving the protein MKLVHSRADVRRFVAVERAAGRRIGLVPTMGFLHEGHLSLLNRARGAGADFVVLSIYVNPLQFGPTEDLAEYPRDLERDAELARARSVDLLFAPPDAEMYPAGEPVVQVTPGRLADRLCGAFRPGHFQGVLTVVAKLLHLVQPDVAVFGQKDFQQAVLIRRMVGDLDFPSHVQVAPIVREPDGRAMSSRNVHLAPAERAQATSLYRSLERAATAYRNGERAPARLRALVRQTLESEPAVRAQYIELVDAETLEPAAEARPGDVLALAAHLGA; this is encoded by the coding sequence GTGAAGCTCGTCCACAGCCGCGCGGACGTGCGCCGGTTCGTGGCGGTCGAGCGGGCGGCCGGCCGGCGCATCGGGCTGGTCCCGACCATGGGGTTCCTGCACGAGGGCCACCTCTCACTCCTGAACCGCGCGCGTGGCGCGGGCGCTGACTTCGTCGTCCTCTCCATTTACGTGAACCCGCTGCAGTTCGGCCCCACCGAGGACCTGGCGGAGTACCCGCGGGACCTGGAGCGGGACGCGGAACTGGCGCGTGCCCGCAGCGTGGACCTGCTGTTCGCACCGCCAGACGCCGAGATGTATCCCGCGGGTGAGCCGGTGGTTCAGGTCACGCCGGGCCGCCTGGCTGATCGGCTCTGCGGCGCCTTCCGGCCTGGCCACTTCCAGGGTGTGCTGACCGTGGTCGCCAAGCTGCTCCACCTGGTGCAGCCGGATGTGGCCGTCTTCGGGCAGAAGGACTTCCAGCAGGCCGTGCTGATCCGCCGCATGGTTGGGGACCTGGACTTCCCCAGCCACGTCCAGGTAGCTCCCATTGTGCGCGAGCCGGACGGCCGGGCCATGAGCTCGCGCAACGTGCACCTCGCCCCGGCCGAGCGCGCCCAGGCCACCAGCCTGTACCGGAGTCTCGAGCGGGCGGCCACGGCCTACCGCAATGGTGAGCGCGCTCCGGCGCGGCTGCGCGCACTGGTGCGGCAGACGCTCGAGTCGGAGCCGGCGGTCCGGGCGCAATATATCGAGCTGGTTGACGCGGAGACGCTCGAGCCCGCGGCCGAGGCGCGCCCGGGCGACGTGCTCGCTCTGGCCGCACACCTGGGCGC
- a CDS encoding DUF814 domain-containing protein, translating into MSNALRYDPLLVRYLAEELCQELEGAPVTALRLAPGARRVVLETGERALVFELHPTRGWARLAAPSGSREGLPLPRRMVVASVAAPADERLLYIAFGSRATRRVQPARLVLELLDNQWNALVLDAGDRILSVLRPRQAGGRVLRAGAVYLPPPPTKRAGGDSPVGRQEWRELLHAVPPAERLRWLVARVAYISPLNAGWILGPAAVTEDAAALDAAHQRYHWLRSLPPAQPQLLSLDGSPQPYPVPLAGMAGRPFPTLLAALEAAAQAAQEKPRSGDVAAGAPSLPEEMLARPRAALQQAERRVKRLRAQLARAPEEAAALRHKADLLLSQVARVRKGMDRAELSDFAGGTVMVELDPALAPAENAQRLYAAARKRQRAAARLPRMLEEAEAELERRGAWLQRALSGEVEAAEIAPALGAAATPPAPAAPRRPTAPAPYRRYRTSGGCEVRVGRNRRANDQLTFHHSAPEDIWLHARDAAGAHVVLRWGRKDQNPPARDLQEAAVLAALHSSARTSGVVAVDWTRRKYVRKPRKAPPGLVAIERVSTLFVEPDASLERRLRARHAETEETE; encoded by the coding sequence GTGTCAAACGCGCTGCGCTACGACCCGCTCCTGGTCAGGTACCTGGCGGAAGAGCTTTGCCAGGAGCTCGAGGGCGCCCCCGTGACGGCACTGCGGCTCGCGCCGGGGGCGCGCCGGGTCGTGCTCGAGACCGGGGAACGCGCTCTCGTCTTCGAGCTGCACCCGACCCGCGGCTGGGCACGGCTCGCCGCGCCATCCGGATCGCGGGAAGGCCTCCCGCTCCCCCGCCGCATGGTAGTCGCCTCCGTGGCCGCACCGGCCGACGAGCGCCTGCTCTACATCGCGTTCGGGTCACGCGCCACCAGGCGCGTGCAGCCAGCCCGCCTGGTGCTCGAGCTCCTGGACAACCAGTGGAACGCGCTGGTGCTGGATGCCGGGGACCGCATCCTGTCCGTGCTCCGCCCCCGGCAGGCCGGTGGGCGGGTGCTCCGTGCGGGGGCCGTATACCTTCCGCCGCCCCCAACCAAGCGCGCAGGCGGGGACTCCCCGGTCGGCCGGCAGGAGTGGCGGGAGCTTCTGCACGCTGTGCCGCCGGCCGAGCGCCTGCGCTGGCTGGTGGCGCGGGTGGCGTACATCAGCCCGCTGAACGCCGGCTGGATTCTCGGGCCCGCAGCAGTGACCGAGGATGCGGCTGCGCTCGATGCCGCGCACCAGCGCTATCACTGGCTTCGTTCGCTGCCGCCTGCTCAGCCGCAGCTCCTCTCGCTGGACGGCTCGCCCCAGCCGTATCCAGTGCCGCTCGCCGGCATGGCGGGGCGGCCCTTCCCCACCCTCCTCGCGGCCCTGGAGGCGGCGGCGCAGGCCGCTCAGGAGAAGCCCAGGTCGGGCGACGTTGCCGCGGGTGCGCCGTCGCTTCCAGAAGAAATGCTGGCCCGGCCGCGCGCCGCCCTGCAGCAGGCGGAGCGGCGGGTGAAGCGGTTGCGCGCCCAACTGGCTCGCGCTCCCGAAGAGGCCGCCGCGCTGCGGCACAAAGCGGATCTTCTGCTGAGCCAGGTGGCGCGGGTGCGGAAGGGGATGGATCGGGCCGAGCTATCGGACTTCGCCGGCGGAACGGTGATGGTCGAGCTGGACCCCGCACTCGCGCCGGCCGAAAATGCGCAGCGCCTCTACGCAGCCGCCCGGAAGCGGCAGCGCGCGGCCGCCCGGCTGCCGCGGATGCTGGAAGAGGCCGAGGCCGAGCTCGAGCGGCGGGGCGCATGGCTGCAACGTGCGCTGAGCGGCGAGGTCGAGGCGGCGGAAATCGCGCCGGCGCTGGGCGCCGCCGCCACTCCCCCCGCCCCCGCCGCTCCGCGCCGGCCCACCGCGCCCGCGCCCTACCGGCGCTATCGCACCTCGGGGGGCTGCGAGGTCCGCGTCGGCCGGAACCGCCGGGCCAACGACCAGCTCACGTTTCACCACTCGGCGCCGGAGGACATCTGGCTGCACGCCCGCGATGCTGCCGGCGCGCACGTGGTGCTGCGCTGGGGGAGGAAGGACCAGAACCCGCCCGCGCGGGACCTGCAGGAGGCCGCCGTGCTGGCAGCACTGCACAGCAGCGCCCGCACCTCGGGCGTGGTGGCCGTGGACTGGACCCGGCGCAAGTACGTGCGCAAGCCGCGTAAGGCGCCGCCCGGCCTGGTCGCAATCGAACGCGTGAGCACCCTCTTTGTGGAGCCCGACGCATCCCTCGAGCGGCGCCTGCGCGCGCGCCACGCCGAAACGGAGGAAACGGAATAG